The Deltaproteobacteria bacterium genome contains a region encoding:
- the cydB gene encoding cytochrome d ubiquinol oxidase subunit II has translation MLETIWFLLWGILWAVYFVLDGYDLGVGSLLPVLGKTDRDRRVMLNAMGPFWDGNEVWLITAGGVTFAAFPKAYAVMFSGLYTPLMLLLFALIIRGVSLEFRHQVDSAAWRKVWDWGATIGSFLPALLLGVAFANIFMGLPLDEKGVFQGNLFTLLNPYGLAGGVLFVLLFVMHGALWLTTKTDGDLQRRAAILARRLWPVLTAAIGLFVVMTAIFTNLLTNYLANPLMLVLLVVPVLALLLLRQQIGREDWWFAWGLSAVLIAGLAIFGVVGLYPALLPSSIDPANSITITNGASSPLTLKIMLAVALIFVPIVAAYQFWLYRTFSHKITDAELTKDGAY, from the coding sequence ATGCTCGAAACCATCTGGTTCCTACTCTGGGGAATACTCTGGGCCGTCTATTTCGTTCTGGACGGCTATGATCTGGGCGTGGGCAGCCTGCTCCCGGTCCTCGGCAAGACCGACCGCGACCGCCGCGTCATGCTCAATGCCATGGGACCGTTCTGGGACGGCAACGAGGTGTGGCTGATCACCGCCGGCGGCGTGACCTTCGCGGCCTTCCCCAAGGCCTATGCGGTCATGTTCAGCGGCCTCTACACGCCGCTCATGCTGCTGCTCTTCGCCCTGATCATCCGGGGCGTGTCCCTGGAGTTCAGACATCAGGTCGACAGCGCGGCCTGGCGCAAAGTCTGGGACTGGGGAGCGACCATCGGCAGCTTCCTGCCGGCCCTGCTTCTGGGCGTGGCCTTCGCCAACATCTTCATGGGCCTGCCCCTGGACGAAAAGGGCGTCTTCCAGGGCAATCTATTCACCCTGCTCAATCCCTATGGTCTGGCCGGAGGCGTGCTGTTTGTGTTGCTTTTTGTCATGCACGGCGCCCTGTGGCTGACGACCAAAACCGACGGGGACCTGCAGCGGCGCGCCGCCATCCTGGCCCGCCGCCTCTGGCCCGTGCTGACGGCGGCCATCGGTCTCTTCGTGGTCATGACGGCCATCTTCACCAATCTGCTGACAAATTATCTGGCCAACCCGCTGATGCTGGTTCTCCTCGTCGTACCAGTACTGGCGCTCCTGCTGCTGCGCCAACAAATCGGTCGGGAAGACTGGTGGTTCGCCTGGGGCCTGTCGGCCGTGCTCATCGCTGGGCTGGCCATTTTCGGCGTGGTCGGACTGTACCCGGCTCTATTGCCGTCGAGCATCGACCCGGCCAATTCCATCACCATCACCAACGGCGCCTCCAGCCCGCTGACGCTCAAAATCATGCTCGCCGTGGCCCTGATCTTCGTCCCCATTGTCGCGGCCTACCAGTTCTGGCTGTACCGAACCTTCAGTCACAAGATCACGGACGCGGAATTGACCAAGGACGGGGCGTATTAA
- a CDS encoding cytochrome ubiquinol oxidase subunit I: MDVLMLSRLQFAMATMFHFIFVPLTLGLSILVAIMETKYVRTGDEMYKRMTKFWGKLFVINFVLGVVTGITLEFQFGTNWSRYSEYVGDIFGSLLAIEATVAFFLESTFLGAWIFGWDKLSPKMHAACIWLVAIASNVSALWILIANAFMQNPVGYVIRNGRAELDSFLAVIGNSFAWEQYFHTLSGAFALAGFFLMGVSSYHLLKKNQIDFFTHSFKLGMVFALIFSVAVAVQGHHHAQAVTQIQPAKLAAMEALWETHEDGAPMYLLALPDEENEKNAIELFGIPGALSFLAHNSFSAPIKGLKEWPKDERPPVLLTFLSFRAMVGIGTLMPILCIWAFLKRNKLTETPRLLKAMLFAIPLPYLAIEAGWVVAEVGRQPWIVYGMMKTADAVSPIVTSQVAFSLVALTLLYALLGAVDIFLLFKFAKKGPAQV, encoded by the coding sequence ATGGATGTGCTCATGTTATCCAGGCTCCAGTTTGCCATGGCGACCATGTTTCATTTCATCTTCGTGCCCCTGACATTGGGGCTGTCCATTCTGGTCGCCATCATGGAGACCAAGTATGTACGCACCGGCGATGAAATGTACAAACGCATGACCAAATTCTGGGGCAAACTTTTTGTCATCAACTTCGTGCTCGGCGTGGTCACCGGTATCACGCTGGAATTCCAATTCGGCACCAACTGGTCCCGCTACTCCGAATACGTCGGCGACATCTTTGGCTCGCTGCTGGCCATCGAGGCCACGGTGGCCTTTTTCCTGGAATCAACCTTTCTGGGCGCGTGGATTTTCGGCTGGGACAAGCTCTCGCCCAAAATGCACGCGGCCTGCATCTGGCTGGTGGCCATCGCCTCCAATGTCTCGGCCCTGTGGATTCTGATCGCCAACGCCTTCATGCAGAATCCCGTGGGCTACGTGATCCGCAACGGCCGGGCCGAGCTGGACAGCTTTCTCGCCGTGATCGGCAACAGCTTTGCCTGGGAACAGTATTTCCATACCCTGAGCGGCGCCTTCGCCCTGGCCGGCTTCTTCCTCATGGGCGTGTCCAGCTATCATCTGCTCAAGAAAAATCAGATCGACTTCTTCACCCACTCGTTCAAGCTCGGCATGGTTTTCGCCCTGATCTTCTCCGTGGCCGTGGCGGTCCAGGGGCATCACCACGCCCAGGCCGTGACGCAAATCCAACCGGCCAAGCTCGCGGCCATGGAAGCCTTGTGGGAAACCCACGAAGATGGCGCGCCCATGTACCTGCTCGCGCTGCCGGATGAAGAAAACGAAAAAAACGCCATCGAACTCTTCGGCATCCCCGGCGCCCTGTCCTTCCTGGCCCACAATTCCTTCTCCGCCCCCATCAAGGGTCTCAAGGAATGGCCCAAGGACGAGCGGCCCCCCGTGCTGCTGACCTTCCTGTCTTTCCGGGCCATGGTCGGCATCGGCACCTTGATGCCCATCCTGTGCATCTGGGCCTTCCTGAAGCGCAACAAGCTGACAGAAACGCCCAGGCTGCTCAAGGCCATGCTCTTCGCCATTCCCCTGCCCTATCTGGCCATCGAGGCCGGATGGGTCGTGGCCGAAGTCGGCCGCCAGCCCTGGATCGTGTACGGCATGATGAAAACGGCCGACGCGGTCTCGCCCATTGTCACATCCCAGGTGGCCTTCTCGCTGGTGGCCCTGACCCTGCTTTACGCCCTGCTTGGCGCGGTGGATATCTTCCTGCTCTTCAAATTCGCCAAAAAAGGCCCGGCTCAAGTCTAA